A region from the Francisella orientalis FNO12 genome encodes:
- a CDS encoding lysophospholipid acyltransferase family protein translates to MYKYLNRFYRRIGTGICFFLFSFFSTILGYIYFPLVRVFIKDKSARTIHAQHTINIGFKIFIGIIHHFRIIRFEFEGIEKLYQDRGCIFIANHPTLIDYVAIVSRLKLCDNIVKQSLWENPYYKHVIETAGYIPNINPDQTFSRLNEMFAEGRNLLMFPEGTRTSPNQLPKLKRGAAQLAIRTNAPIRMIHISCSPVTLTKNTKWYNIAETTPLFRVVVGDKVNHQDFIDEADGIPSLAARRLTKFLQHNLSTKLDFL, encoded by the coding sequence ATGTATAAATACTTAAATAGGTTTTATCGTAGAATTGGTACAGGAATATGTTTCTTTTTATTTAGCTTTTTTAGCACAATATTAGGCTATATATATTTCCCTCTAGTCAGAGTATTTATAAAAGATAAAAGTGCTCGCACGATACATGCTCAACACACAATAAACATTGGTTTTAAAATTTTTATTGGAATTATTCATCATTTTAGAATCATTCGATTTGAGTTTGAAGGTATTGAAAAACTATATCAGGATAGAGGTTGTATTTTTATAGCTAATCACCCTACTTTAATCGACTATGTTGCAATAGTATCTAGACTCAAACTTTGCGATAATATTGTCAAACAAAGCTTATGGGAAAACCCATATTATAAGCATGTAATAGAAACAGCTGGATATATCCCCAATATCAATCCTGATCAAACATTCTCACGCTTAAATGAAATGTTTGCAGAAGGTAGAAATTTGTTAATGTTCCCAGAAGGTACTAGAACTAGTCCCAACCAATTACCAAAACTAAAACGAGGAGCCGCACAACTAGCAATTAGAACAAATGCTCCTATAAGAATGATACATATTTCATGCTCCCCTGTTACTTTGACAAAAAATACCAAATGGTATAACATTGCCGAAACAACGCCGTTGTTTAGAGTAGTTGTAGGAGACAAGGTTAATCATCAAGATTTTATTGATGAGGCAGATGGGATACCATCTCTTGCTGCTCGTAGGCTAACTAAATTTTTACAGCACAATCTCTCTACTAAATTAGATTTTTTATAA
- a CDS encoding phosphopantetheine-binding protein — MQQEIKEMIIEVLNLEDITADEIDADEALFGDGLGLDSIDALEIGVALKKRYNISLEVVDEDVKKHFESVASLAKFVEENKF, encoded by the coding sequence ATGCAACAAGAAATAAAAGAAATGATCATCGAGGTCTTAAATCTTGAAGATATTACAGCTGATGAAATAGATGCTGATGAAGCACTTTTTGGAGATGGTTTAGGACTTGATTCAATAGATGCTTTAGAAATAGGGGTTGCGTTAAAAAAACGCTATAACATAAGTCTTGAGGTTGTCGATGAGGATGTCAAAAAACACTTTGAATCTGTGGCATCTTTGGCTAAATTTGTAGAAGAAAATAAATTTTAA
- a CDS encoding acyl carrier protein, with amino-acid sequence MSFSKEQIFAQLQDILNNLFEIDKDDVTLDSTLYGDLDLDSIDAVDLVVQLQNFTGRKFKPEEFKSVRTVGDVVDTIVAALAQD; translated from the coding sequence ATGAGCTTTTCTAAAGAACAAATTTTCGCACAATTACAGGATATTCTTAATAATCTTTTTGAAATAGATAAGGATGATGTCACTCTAGATTCAACACTATACGGAGATCTTGATTTAGATAGTATTGATGCTGTTGATTTAGTAGTACAACTGCAAAACTTCACAGGTCGCAAGTTTAAACCTGAGGAATTTAAATCTGTTCGTACTGTTGGGGATGTTGTTGATACTATAGTTGCAGCTCTAGCACAAGACTAA
- a CDS encoding AMP-binding protein, producing MKSTLKSILEFHAQNPSEIVFIKDPNNIIAKEFLNDIKTLANHLDIILNNNSKVALSIDDIYLFCCTWIACQFLGKTTIMLPNNKSGTIIKLATHYDSLITDNDLDLSAKIINEYTLKDCETIFFTSGSTGEYKGYSKTIYNLEQESSAINSVIQSFSLKKINVLTTVSHQHLYGFSWAIVWPLLYQKIIHTERLFVPELIHKKLLQDNNILITTPVIISHLEGNITTPITNSLLISSASALSTDIAIKFQNSYNIPILEAYGSSETGVIAYRQQLIDRLWKPFDNVCITTESDQLVVRSLFFKQKKQLMSDIVALYNDKFELKGRVDKIVKIAGNRLSISQMQNILIDYDLIQDCVCIKRQSYREYIAAIICLNQAGQDLLQNFGKQNLIKQIKSYLLNYYSNVVIPKQWRFVTEIPTNSQGKRTLERLVELLDDN from the coding sequence TTGAAAAGCACGCTTAAATCGATACTAGAATTTCATGCACAAAATCCTTCTGAAATTGTATTTATCAAAGATCCAAATAATATCATTGCAAAAGAGTTTTTGAATGATATAAAAACTTTAGCAAATCATCTTGATATCATTCTAAATAATAACAGCAAAGTCGCACTATCTATTGATGATATTTACTTATTTTGTTGCACATGGATAGCATGTCAGTTTTTAGGTAAAACTACTATTATGCTACCAAATAACAAATCTGGCACAATTATCAAACTTGCAACACATTACGACTCTTTAATAACTGATAATGATCTTGATTTATCAGCAAAAATCATCAATGAGTATACATTAAAGGATTGTGAAACTATATTTTTCACATCTGGATCTACAGGTGAATATAAAGGCTATAGCAAAACTATATACAATCTTGAACAAGAGTCATCAGCGATCAACAGTGTCATACAAAGCTTTAGTCTTAAAAAAATCAATGTGCTTACAACAGTATCACATCAGCACCTGTATGGCTTTAGCTGGGCTATAGTATGGCCACTACTATACCAAAAAATCATCCACACAGAAAGGCTATTTGTACCCGAACTTATCCACAAAAAGCTACTTCAAGATAACAATATTTTGATAACCACTCCTGTAATAATTTCTCACCTTGAAGGCAATATTACAACACCTATCACTAACTCTTTGCTTATTTCATCAGCTAGCGCATTAAGTACCGATATCGCGATTAAATTTCAAAATAGTTACAACATTCCTATTCTTGAAGCTTATGGCAGTAGTGAAACTGGAGTTATTGCGTATAGGCAACAGTTAATTGATAGACTATGGAAGCCTTTTGATAATGTTTGTATTACTACAGAGTCTGATCAACTAGTTGTTAGATCTCTCTTTTTTAAGCAAAAAAAACAACTAATGTCAGATATCGTTGCATTATACAACGATAAATTTGAACTAAAAGGTAGAGTCGATAAGATTGTCAAAATTGCTGGTAATCGTTTATCAATATCACAAATGCAAAATATATTAATTGATTATGACTTAATACAAGATTGTGTATGTATCAAGCGTCAAAGCTATCGTGAATATATAGCAGCAATAATATGTCTAAATCAAGCTGGACAAGACTTATTACAAAATTTTGGTAAACAAAATTTAATTAAACAAATAAAGAGCTATCTATTAAACTATTACTCAAATGTAGTTATACCTAAACAATGGCGCTTTGTAACTGAAATACCGACTAACTCTCAAGGAAAAAGAACTCTAGAACGATTAGTTGAATTATTAGATGATAATTAA
- a CDS encoding ApeI family dehydratase gives MNKHLKINNIQNIDDCCVLVSAQVLHECDFFKGHFQEQAILPGIAQVDFVINLASQIFGINKLYFGNIPQLKFKKVILPNNDIEIKITNNNNTITFEISVNNQVASQGKIKYE, from the coding sequence ATGAACAAACATCTTAAGATAAATAATATACAAAATATTGATGATTGCTGTGTTTTAGTATCGGCGCAAGTACTCCACGAGTGTGATTTTTTTAAAGGTCACTTTCAAGAGCAGGCCATTTTACCGGGTATTGCTCAAGTTGATTTTGTCATAAATTTGGCAAGCCAAATATTTGGTATTAATAAACTCTATTTTGGTAATATTCCACAATTAAAATTCAAAAAAGTTATATTACCTAATAATGATATAGAAATAAAAATCACAAATAACAACAATACAATTACTTTTGAAATTTCTGTCAATAATCAAGTAGCATCTCAGGGTAAAATAAAATATGAGTAG
- a CDS encoding glycosyltransferase family 2 protein, with protein MSSSDCNLCIVVPIYNHGKQLRNTIKNIARYDLPIILINDGSQDNTKQIMREVAGEFNNIVLTESLDKNQGKGVAVSHGANLAFKMGYTHMLQIDADGQHNSTDIPKFIQAMQQNPQALISGMPIYDNSIPQSRLHGRKITNFWVAIETLSFDLKESMCGFRIYPLEAYTKLMRKRTFSVKMDFDIDVIVRMYWLGLPIVYINTKVIYPQDGYSNFRMFRDNVRISWTHTKLVTGMIIRSPILLWRKIR; from the coding sequence ATGAGTAGTAGTGATTGTAATTTATGTATTGTAGTACCAATCTATAACCATGGAAAGCAACTACGTAACACCATCAAAAATATCGCTAGATATGACTTACCTATCATACTTATAAATGATGGTAGCCAAGATAACACTAAACAAATCATGAGAGAAGTTGCTGGTGAATTTAATAATATTGTTTTGACAGAATCACTTGATAAAAATCAAGGTAAAGGTGTTGCTGTAAGTCATGGTGCCAATTTAGCTTTTAAAATGGGTTATACACATATGCTTCAAATAGATGCTGACGGTCAGCATAATTCGACCGATATCCCTAAATTTATACAAGCAATGCAGCAAAACCCTCAGGCACTAATATCTGGTATGCCGATCTATGATAATAGTATTCCCCAAAGTAGACTTCATGGTAGAAAAATTACAAATTTTTGGGTAGCAATAGAAACTCTGTCGTTTGATCTCAAAGAATCAATGTGCGGTTTTCGTATCTATCCACTAGAGGCTTATACAAAGCTTATGCGGAAAAGAACTTTCTCAGTGAAGATGGATTTCGATATAGATGTAATCGTGAGAATGTACTGGTTAGGTCTTCCTATAGTCTATATAAATACCAAAGTAATTTACCCTCAAGATGGTTACTCCAATTTCAGAATGTTTCGAGATAACGTCAGAATATCTTGGACTCATACAAAATTAGTTACTGGTATGATTATTAGATCACCAATACTATTATGGAGAAAAATCAGGTGA
- a CDS encoding LpxL/LpxP family acyltransferase: protein MKHWTKIKEAGGLLGLRTTFILFRLLGRRLTYSIMSVVMIYYFLLYKSARNYSFKYIKHLDKNIKTSKLWFYSFRHFLAFGEMVIDKIAVWSNKITIDNVDFSLQDRKTMNQAIKSQKGSVIFTAHLGNLDVARSLADFDSSMKINALVFSKQAPTFNKLLTKINPKYSINMICIQDVTPDLAIELYGRIANGEFIVIPADRTSVTKPERNLRLSFLDDIAFFPQGAFILASILKCPTYFMLCPKKDRNKFDFIFKEFDQNSIILNRKTKQQDLEKYAQKYAKMLESYCKKYPKQWFNFFDFWHQGE, encoded by the coding sequence GTGAAACATTGGACTAAGATAAAAGAAGCCGGTGGTCTATTGGGGCTTAGAACTACTTTTATTTTATTTCGTTTGTTAGGTCGTAGACTCACCTACTCAATCATGTCAGTAGTTATGATCTATTATTTTTTATTGTACAAAAGTGCGCGTAACTATTCTTTTAAATATATTAAACACCTCGATAAAAATATTAAAACTTCAAAATTATGGTTTTATAGCTTTAGACATTTTTTAGCATTTGGTGAGATGGTTATAGACAAAATAGCTGTTTGGAGTAATAAGATTACTATAGATAATGTAGACTTCTCACTACAAGATCGCAAAACCATGAACCAAGCTATCAAATCACAAAAAGGTAGTGTTATTTTTACAGCTCATCTTGGTAATCTTGATGTTGCAAGATCATTAGCAGACTTTGATAGTAGTATGAAGATAAATGCTCTAGTATTTAGCAAGCAAGCTCCTACATTTAATAAACTTTTGACAAAGATTAATCCTAAATACTCAATCAATATGATATGTATACAAGATGTTACTCCAGATTTGGCAATTGAGTTATATGGGCGCATTGCTAATGGTGAATTTATCGTTATACCTGCAGATAGAACTTCTGTAACTAAACCAGAGAGAAATCTTAGATTATCATTTTTAGATGATATAGCATTTTTCCCACAAGGAGCATTTATATTAGCAAGCATTCTAAAGTGTCCTACATACTTTATGCTATGCCCAAAAAAAGATCGTAATAAATTTGATTTTATTTTCAAAGAGTTTGATCAAAATAGCATTATTTTAAATAGAAAGACGAAACAGCAAGATTTAGAAAAATATGCACAAAAATATGCCAAAATGCTTGAATCATATTGTAAAAAATATCCCAAACAATGGTTTAATTTTTTTGATTTTTGGCATCAAGGAGAATAA
- a CDS encoding acyl-CoA thioesterase, producing MLKDRLFTHVYKMTIPFFDVDMLEIVWHGNYIKYFEMARCSMLKEIGYDYIAMKKDGFAWPIVDIKAKFIKSARFGQDIDIYCDLIEFENRFKINYTILDSLTKIKLCQGYTTQLAVDINKKETCFVTPHQWQQKIKEIIKK from the coding sequence ATGCTTAAAGATAGGTTATTCACACATGTTTACAAAATGACTATCCCATTTTTTGATGTTGATATGCTCGAAATTGTTTGGCATGGTAATTATATCAAGTACTTTGAAATGGCTAGATGCAGTATGCTCAAAGAAATTGGCTATGATTATATAGCTATGAAGAAAGATGGTTTCGCTTGGCCCATAGTTGATATAAAAGCTAAATTTATTAAATCTGCAAGATTCGGACAAGATATTGATATTTATTGTGATCTAATTGAGTTCGAGAACCGATTTAAAATAAACTATACTATTTTAGATAGCTTAACTAAAATAAAGTTATGTCAAGGTTATACTACACAGCTTGCTGTGGATATTAACAAAAAAGAAACTTGTTTCGTAACACCTCATCAGTGGCAACAAAAAATAAAAGAGATTATTAAAAAATGA
- a CDS encoding LolA family protein translates to MKKLFTFISIFLTIAAPLYASDITNNSEFQAVEKQLTKDTNISGKFIQIRQIAGLNSSLKSSGTFKLTNDGSLLWQQQSPIKTTMQMSKNKLTQTIMDNPPTILTREDQPVVFTFTSVFMSVFKGDTKTISEFFNINFDGNTQNWTITLTPKSSPLNKAIKEITLKGNRYITNIEVADTQDNIIKIPLFDITTN, encoded by the coding sequence ATGAAGAAACTATTTACTTTTATTAGCATTTTTTTAACTATTGCGGCTCCCTTATATGCTTCAGATATTACTAATAATTCAGAATTCCAAGCGGTTGAAAAGCAATTGACCAAAGATACTAATATCTCGGGTAAATTTATACAAATCAGACAAATTGCAGGTTTAAACTCAAGTTTAAAATCTTCAGGAACATTTAAACTAACTAATGATGGATCTCTGTTATGGCAACAGCAATCACCAATCAAAACCACAATGCAAATGTCTAAAAATAAGCTTACACAAACTATTATGGATAATCCTCCTACTATTTTAACACGCGAAGACCAACCTGTAGTTTTCACATTCACAAGTGTCTTTATGTCTGTATTTAAAGGTGATACAAAAACCATATCAGAATTTTTTAATATCAATTTTGATGGTAATACACAAAACTGGACTATCACCCTCACACCAAAATCTAGCCCTCTGAATAAGGCTATAAAAGAGATAACTCTAAAAGGTAATAGATATATTACAAATATTGAAGTTGCTGATACTCAAGACAATATAATCAAAATACCACTTTTTGATATCACAACAAACTAA
- a CDS encoding MMPL family transporter: MINKSLIRLIIWSVIVLSTTILFITIITKGLNLNTNILALLPNQETSPELTSASNKFSDRISNDIVFLISSKDQTKATNAAAKFSHLLEQSNNFTAVNTGINQDQQLSWAKFYFPYRLQLLSDKDQQLLIDKNYQRLYQNALANIYNPTGVVNRNLLNNDPFFTYQNYLLNLPKPSSNLKLRNGFLIAEKNNTYYVLIKAEIKGQSFSLTTQTEIIKSVNNAITQIKSNDISVLKTGMLFYANAGAEDAHHEINTIGIGSMIGVLILIILTFRSIIPLFFTLFSILCGFVAAFVVTHYIFGSVFLFTLVFGASLIGISVDYAFFYYSEKLLADANWTPKTGLNRIFKGITLGLLNVIIAFLVIAIAPFPGLHQLAVFGIIGLAVSYLTVICFFPYIINIKSKSHKSIPLLRLTDKYLNLWKNISTRKIIIILLALVIIIIAGIYKIKPNDDIHILQSTPKELQDEEQQLKSIIGTDISLSYIIVLAKDDNTLLSKANHVTSIIRNNFANIKNPLISISDYVPSLEQQQQNYNLIQNFINTKYPQEYLKQIGFSDDQEVRVIDKIKTTKFDALELSAWLDKPVSAQMRFLWLRDQPNDYKAVAIALSKDIDITKLQSLLNSIDDVYVVDKVSQISDIFGHYRNIISYIMAIVFVLLWLGLTVRYSFRKSIVYIVVPLLSCFTSIAFLGLLNIPLTLFSIFAIILVLGISMDYVLFLAESHNGFNSTMLALALSAITTILSFGLLALSNTPAIEYFGLTVLIGILVAFSLAPIAIKVQNYEK; this comes from the coding sequence ATGATCAATAAATCTCTTATCCGTCTTATTATTTGGAGTGTAATTGTTCTAAGTACCACAATCCTATTTATAACTATTATTACAAAAGGACTAAACTTAAATACAAACATTCTAGCTTTGTTACCAAACCAAGAGACATCACCTGAACTTACCTCAGCATCAAATAAGTTTTCTGACCGTATAAGTAATGATATTGTATTTTTAATAAGTTCTAAAGATCAAACTAAAGCTACAAATGCTGCAGCAAAGTTTAGTCATTTACTAGAACAAAGTAATAATTTCACAGCAGTAAATACAGGAATAAACCAAGACCAGCAATTATCTTGGGCAAAATTCTATTTTCCATACAGGCTACAACTACTTAGCGATAAAGACCAACAGCTATTAATTGATAAAAACTACCAAAGATTGTACCAAAATGCTCTGGCAAATATATATAACCCAACAGGAGTGGTTAATCGTAACTTACTGAATAATGATCCTTTCTTTACATATCAAAACTATCTTTTGAACTTACCCAAACCAAGCTCCAACTTGAAGCTTAGAAATGGCTTTCTAATAGCTGAAAAAAATAATACTTATTACGTTCTTATTAAAGCTGAAATTAAAGGACAAAGCTTTTCATTAACAACTCAAACTGAAATTATCAAAAGCGTTAATAATGCTATCACACAAATTAAATCAAATGATATTAGTGTTCTAAAAACTGGCATGCTCTTTTATGCAAATGCTGGAGCCGAAGATGCTCATCATGAGATAAATACTATTGGTATTGGCTCTATGATAGGCGTCTTGATTTTGATAATTCTAACATTTAGATCAATTATTCCTCTTTTTTTTACACTATTTTCAATCCTTTGTGGATTTGTTGCTGCATTTGTTGTTACACATTATATATTTGGTAGCGTTTTCTTATTTACGCTAGTTTTCGGTGCAAGTTTGATTGGTATATCTGTTGACTATGCTTTCTTTTATTATTCTGAGAAGCTTTTAGCTGATGCTAATTGGACTCCAAAAACAGGATTAAATCGTATTTTCAAAGGCATAACATTAGGACTTTTAAATGTTATTATAGCTTTTTTAGTTATAGCAATCGCACCTTTTCCTGGACTACATCAACTAGCAGTTTTTGGTATCATTGGCTTAGCTGTGTCATACCTAACAGTGATATGTTTTTTCCCATATATTATCAATATCAAATCAAAAAGCCATAAAAGTATTCCTCTGTTAAGGCTTACGGATAAATATCTAAATCTGTGGAAAAATATTAGTACAAGAAAAATTATTATTATCTTACTAGCTCTAGTGATAATAATTATTGCAGGAATATATAAAATAAAGCCTAATGATGATATTCATATATTACAATCTACACCTAAAGAACTCCAAGATGAAGAACAACAGCTTAAAAGCATAATTGGTACTGATATAAGTCTTAGCTATATTATTGTATTAGCTAAAGATGATAATACACTTCTGTCAAAAGCTAATCATGTAACAAGCATTATTCGTAACAACTTTGCTAATATTAAAAATCCACTAATTAGCATAAGTGACTATGTACCAAGCTTAGAGCAGCAGCAACAAAACTATAATCTTATACAAAACTTTATTAATACCAAATATCCACAAGAGTACCTTAAACAAATAGGTTTCTCAGATGATCAAGAAGTAAGAGTGATAGATAAAATCAAAACTACAAAATTTGATGCTTTAGAGCTATCTGCGTGGCTAGATAAGCCAGTTTCAGCACAGATGAGATTTTTGTGGTTAAGAGATCAGCCAAATGACTATAAAGCTGTGGCAATAGCACTTTCAAAAGACATTGATATTACTAAACTACAAAGCTTGCTTAACTCTATCGATGACGTTTATGTTGTTGATAAGGTAAGTCAGATAAGTGATATTTTTGGGCATTATCGTAATATAATTTCTTACATAATGGCGATTGTGTTTGTCTTACTATGGTTAGGATTAACTGTTAGATACTCTTTTAGAAAATCTATAGTCTATATTGTAGTACCATTATTATCATGTTTCACATCTATAGCATTTCTTGGATTACTCAATATTCCTCTGACATTATTTAGCATCTTTGCGATAATACTTGTCTTAGGAATAAGTATGGATTATGTTTTATTCTTAGCTGAGAGTCATAATGGATTCAATAGTACTATGCTAGCATTAGCACTATCAGCTATTACTACTATCCTATCATTTGGACTTTTAGCATTAAGTAATACTCCAGCTATTGAATATTTTGGTCTAACTGTATTAATAGGTATTTTGGTAGCATTTTCATTAGCTCCTATAGCAATTAAGGTACAAAATTATGAAAAGTAA
- a CDS encoding DUF3261 domain-containing protein, whose protein sequence is MKSKILSTIFIFIFLSGCSLLQTKQQIDVKVAITPDTTVTLPQPQQLGINKTISQIVSVTYYDKDGKQKNLTTNMIIEANSKHIVMVALSAWGGSLFKLDYNGKDIQSSSLPMPNQNIGVKQSLTEFIISQAPIDVVKEMFTNTSISLSAKANERILISKDSKKILTIKYSDNNKKITIHNYHYNYTINITDLDQ, encoded by the coding sequence ATGAAAAGTAAAATTCTTTCAACTATTTTTATATTCATATTTTTAAGCGGTTGCTCATTATTGCAAACAAAACAGCAAATCGATGTAAAAGTAGCTATAACACCAGATACAACTGTAACACTACCCCAACCACAACAACTAGGTATTAATAAAACAATATCTCAAATAGTCTCTGTTACTTATTATGATAAAGATGGCAAACAAAAAAACCTAACTACAAATATGATTATTGAAGCCAACTCAAAACATATCGTAATGGTAGCGCTATCAGCTTGGGGAGGATCTTTATTTAAGCTTGATTATAATGGTAAAGATATCCAAAGTAGCAGCTTGCCAATGCCAAACCAAAATATTGGTGTTAAACAAAGCCTCACAGAGTTCATTATAAGCCAAGCTCCTATCGACGTTGTCAAAGAGATGTTTACCAACACAAGCATTAGCCTTTCAGCAAAAGCAAATGAAAGGATTTTAATTTCTAAAGACAGCAAAAAAATTCTAACAATAAAATACAGTGATAATAATAAAAAAATAACTATTCACAACTATCACTACAACTATACTATTAACATAACAGATTTAGATCAATAA
- the yaaA gene encoding peroxide stress protein YaaA, with product MIIVISPAKSQNFETATAKYQFTQPIFKDQITKLVNTLKHYEIDEIEKLMKISPKLAEEVFAKHNNFDPKNYNESNSKAVIFTFSGDVYKGLEADTLDKETIEYAQNHLLMLSGLYGLIRPLDLIQAYRLEMGTKIKIDGEILYKYWQDKVTAQLNEYFSEQQNKVLINLASNEYSQAIDKKSLDAKWLDIDFKENKNGTYKTIGIHAKKVRGLMTRYILENRIENISDIKNFNIADYKYNLELSNENLMCFTR from the coding sequence ATGATAATAGTTATATCGCCTGCTAAAAGTCAAAATTTTGAAACCGCAACAGCAAAGTATCAATTTACACAACCTATATTCAAAGATCAGATAACTAAACTTGTTAACACTCTCAAGCATTATGAAATTGATGAGATTGAAAAGCTAATGAAGATCAGTCCTAAACTGGCTGAAGAAGTATTTGCTAAGCATAATAACTTTGACCCTAAGAATTATAACGAGTCAAATTCAAAAGCTGTTATTTTTACATTTAGTGGAGATGTTTACAAAGGTCTTGAGGCAGATACGCTAGACAAAGAAACTATCGAATATGCTCAAAATCATCTTTTGATGTTATCTGGACTATATGGACTGATACGCCCTCTCGATTTAATTCAAGCTTACAGATTAGAAATGGGTACAAAAATTAAAATTGATGGAGAAATTCTTTATAAGTACTGGCAAGATAAGGTCACAGCTCAATTAAATGAATACTTCAGCGAGCAACAAAATAAAGTTTTGATAAATCTTGCTTCTAATGAATATTCCCAAGCAATAGATAAAAAATCTTTAGATGCAAAATGGCTAGATATTGATTTTAAGGAAAATAAAAACGGTACATATAAGACTATAGGGATTCATGCTAAAAAAGTACGTGGGTTAATGACAAGGTATATTCTTGAAAATAGAATAGAAAATATCAGTGATATTAAAAATTTCAATATAGCTGACTATAAATATAATCTAGAACTTTCAAATGAAAATCTTATGTGCTTTACGAGATAG
- the rlmH gene encoding 23S rRNA (pseudouridine(1915)-N(3))-methyltransferase RlmH — translation MKIRILSLGEKPPKWVSEGYDEYKKRLSKSIPLELLELPIAKRTKTGNPKLWMEQEAKTILTKLSDSDHLIILDVNSKIISTEELAEKMQNWKFNNPNVVILIGGPDGIDQSIKNIAKEKISISKMTFPHTLVRIIIAEQLYRAYTILEGRPYHK, via the coding sequence ATGAAAATTAGAATACTCTCTTTAGGAGAAAAACCACCAAAATGGGTTAGTGAAGGTTATGATGAGTACAAAAAGCGCCTGAGTAAATCAATCCCGCTTGAACTGCTCGAATTACCAATAGCTAAACGAACTAAAACTGGTAATCCCAAACTTTGGATGGAACAAGAAGCTAAAACTATTCTTACTAAACTTAGCGATTCTGATCACTTAATAATTCTTGATGTTAACTCTAAAATAATTTCAACGGAAGAACTAGCTGAAAAAATGCAAAATTGGAAATTTAACAATCCAAATGTTGTGATTTTAATTGGTGGTCCAGATGGTATAGATCAAAGTATCAAAAATATTGCTAAAGAAAAAATATCCATATCAAAAATGACTTTTCCTCATACTTTAGTACGTATCATTATTGCTGAACAGTTGTATAGAGCTTATACAATATTAGAAGGCCGCCCTTATCACAAATAA